In Caloenas nicobarica isolate bCalNic1 chromosome 5, bCalNic1.hap1, whole genome shotgun sequence, a single genomic region encodes these proteins:
- the SIX1 gene encoding homeobox protein SIX1, which yields MSMLPSFGFTQEQVACVCEVLQQGGNLERLGRFLWSLPACDHLHKNESVLKAKAVVAFHRGNFRELYKILESHQFSPHNHPKLQQLWLKAHYVEAEKLRGRPLGAVGKYRVRRKFPLPRTIWDGEETSYCFKEKSRGVLREWYAHNPYPSPREKRELAEATGLTTTQVSNWFKNRRQRDRAAEAKERENTENNNAANNKPNQLSPLDGSKPLMSSSEEEFSPPQSPDQNSVLLLQGNLSHTRSSGYSLSGLAASQTPHSLQGHQLQDSLLGPLTSSLVDLGS from the exons ATGTCGATGCTGCCGTCGTTTGGCTTCACGCAGGAACAGGTCGCCTGCGTCTGCGAGGTGCTTCAGCAAGGGGGGAACCTGGAGAGGTTGGGCCGGTTCCTCTGGTCGCTGCCGGCCTGCGACCACCTGCACAAGAACGAGAGCGTCCTGAAGGCCAAGGCGGTGGTGGCCTTCCACCGCGGGAACTTCCGCGAGCTCTACAAGATCCTGGAGAGCCACCAGTTCTCCCCCCACAACCATCccaagctgcagcagctctggctgaagGCTCACTACGTGGAAGCCGAAAAACTGCGGGGCAGACCTTTGGGCGCCGTTGGCAAATACCGCGTCCGCCGAAAATTCCCTTTGCCCCGAACCATCTGGGACGGCGAGGAAACCAGTTACTGCTTCAAGGAGAAATCGCGGGGCGTGCTGCGGGAATGGTACGCACACAACCCCTACCCGTCCCCCCGGGAGAAGCGGGAACTGGCCGAAGCCACTGGTCTCACCACCACCCAGGTCAGCAACTGGTTCAAGAACCGGAGGCAGCGGGACCGAGCGGCGGAGGCGAAGGAAAG ggagaacacagaaaacaacaacGCGGCCAACAACAAACCGAACCAACTCTCGCCTCTGGATGGGAGCAAACCCCTCATGTCCAGCTCCGAGGAAGAATTTTCTCCTCCCCAAAGCCCGGATCAGAACTCGGTCCTGCTCTTGCAGGGGAACCTCAGCCACACCAGGAGCTCCGGCTACTCCCTGAGTGGCTTAGCCGCATCCCAAACCCCTCACAGCCTCCAAGGCCACCAGCTCCAGGACTCGCTGCTGGGACCCCTCACGTCCAGCCTGGTGGATCTGGGATCCTAA